In Candidatus Contubernalis alkalaceticus, the following proteins share a genomic window:
- the rsmA gene encoding 16S rRNA (adenine(1518)-N(6)/adenine(1519)-N(6))-dimethyltransferase RsmA, protein MDKLVSPRKTAEVIKKYNIKLTKKYGQNFLVDENILLKILSFCDLSQNDSVLEVGPGIGTLTQYLCPRVKKVTAVEIDRRLIEVLEDTLKQCHNLEVVQGDIMKEDLANILSSLAVDKKCKIISNLPYNITTPLIMNLLKHREFIQHMIFMVQKEAAHRITAQPGGKEYGAVSVLVHYYAHSEIAFNISPRVFIPQPEVESSLIKITMREKPLQEVRNEEFFTKVVRGSFQHRRKSLLNSLKMSLNIDKGSLDAAIREAGIEPSSRAESLSPGQFANLANILYNSIGEYTRTKI, encoded by the coding sequence GTGGATAAATTGGTGTCACCGCGGAAGACCGCAGAAGTGATTAAAAAATATAATATAAAATTGACTAAAAAATATGGGCAAAATTTTTTAGTTGATGAGAATATACTGCTCAAGATTCTCAGTTTTTGTGACCTGAGTCAAAATGACAGTGTATTGGAGGTTGGTCCTGGGATTGGAACTCTGACCCAATACTTGTGTCCCAGGGTCAAAAAGGTGACGGCAGTTGAGATTGACCGGAGGTTGATTGAGGTTTTAGAGGATACTCTAAAACAGTGTCATAATCTTGAAGTGGTCCAGGGGGATATAATGAAAGAGGATTTAGCAAATATTTTAAGTTCTCTGGCGGTGGATAAAAAGTGCAAAATCATTTCTAATCTGCCCTATAATATAACCACCCCCCTGATTATGAATTTGTTAAAGCATCGAGAATTCATTCAACACATGATATTTATGGTTCAAAAGGAAGCAGCCCATAGGATTACAGCCCAGCCCGGAGGGAAGGAATATGGTGCAGTTTCCGTTCTGGTGCACTACTATGCTCATTCGGAAATAGCTTTTAATATTTCTCCCAGGGTTTTTATTCCACAGCCGGAGGTTGAATCTTCGCTTATAAAAATAACCATGAGGGAAAAACCGCTGCAAGAAGTCCGGAATGAAGAATTCTTTACCAAAGTTGTCCGGGGCAGTTTCCAGCATCGAAGAAAATCACTTCTCAACAGTTTAAAGATGTCCTTGAATATTGACAAGGGCAGTTTGGATGCAGCTATTAGAGAAGCAGGTATTGAACCCTCCTCTAGGGCAGAAAGCCTGTCCCCTGGTCAATTTGCAAATTTAGCGAATATCCTCTATAATAGCATTGGAGAATATACACGAACCAAAATATGA
- a CDS encoding ribonuclease H-like YkuK family protein codes for MMEFVSPTKGVMTFEEMFKDIINYVNEQPKEQYKLITGSDSQMKESAIFVTAIIIHRVGKGARYYFHKQKHRYMESLRQRIYYETFLSLEAASRLSGKLSENGYANMNVEIHLDVGENGDTKDIIREVVGMVIGSGFDARIKPDSYGASTVADKYTK; via the coding sequence ATGATGGAATTTGTCAGCCCAACTAAAGGTGTAATGACCTTTGAAGAAATGTTTAAGGATATCATTAACTATGTAAATGAGCAGCCCAAAGAGCAGTACAAACTTATTACAGGTTCCGATTCTCAGATGAAGGAGTCTGCTATATTTGTAACTGCTATAATTATTCACCGGGTAGGGAAAGGTGCCAGATACTACTTTCACAAACAGAAACACCGTTATATGGAGAGTTTACGTCAGAGGATTTATTATGAGACCTTCCTGAGCCTGGAAGCGGCTTCCCGGCTTTCCGGAAAATTATCTGAAAATGGCTACGCTAATATGAACGTAGAAATTCACCTGGATGTGGGTGAAAATGGTGATACTAAGGACATTATCCGGGAAGTGGTAGGTATGGTCATAGGAAGTGGTTTTGATGCACGTATTAAGCCTGATTCATACGGCGCTTCAACAGTGGCAGATAAATATACTAAATAA
- a CDS encoding glycosyltransferase family 2 protein: MISAVVPAQNEEKRIGIALHQLLNLKIDKIIVVLNGSSDNTLGEIHRLKSSRIEIINFKEKLGIDVPRAVGAKYAYKLGAKYVLFVDGDLVGNIAYELNLLLENCIKNRLDLSLTDCYPTTPKLCYLTKIIVFFRQLLNQETGLIDSLGISSPSHGPHIVSRRLLETIPIKELAVPPIEMVMALKSGLKIAKGVEIPHSRLGSSIKNLEHSQLIAQTIAGDCLEALTIYKNQPRNREYNGIKYMGYHSTRRWDLLAAFFSQVDNMKSAYNKKLPENVQRD; this comes from the coding sequence ATGATTTCTGCAGTGGTCCCGGCTCAAAACGAAGAAAAAAGAATAGGCATAGCACTCCACCAACTGCTAAATTTAAAAATTGACAAAATCATTGTGGTTCTAAACGGTTCCAGCGATAACACCCTGGGGGAGATTCATCGGCTCAAATCCTCCCGGATAGAAATAATTAATTTTAAGGAAAAGCTGGGCATTGATGTGCCCAGAGCTGTCGGGGCAAAATACGCCTATAAATTAGGAGCTAAATACGTCCTTTTTGTAGACGGCGATCTAGTTGGAAATATCGCTTATGAATTAAACCTTTTGTTGGAAAATTGTATAAAAAATCGGCTGGACCTAAGTTTAACCGACTGTTATCCCACCACCCCAAAGCTTTGCTATCTAACTAAAATTATTGTTTTTTTTCGTCAACTGCTGAACCAGGAAACCGGCTTGATAGATTCCCTTGGCATCTCCTCCCCTTCCCATGGCCCCCACATAGTCTCCCGTCGGCTTCTGGAAACCATTCCCATAAAGGAATTAGCTGTTCCACCAATAGAAATGGTAATGGCTTTAAAATCAGGATTAAAAATTGCCAAAGGTGTAGAAATACCTCACAGTCGCCTGGGTTCTTCTATAAAAAACTTAGAACACAGCCAGTTGATCGCCCAAACCATTGCCGGGGATTGTCTGGAAGCCTTAACTATTTATAAAAATCAACCCCGAAACAGGGAATACAATGGAATTAAATATATGGGCTATCACAGCACTCGAAGATGGGACCTCTTGGCGGCCTTCTTTTCCCAGGTAGACAATATGAAATCAGCCTACAATAAAAAACTCCCTGAAAATGTTCAGAGAGACTAA
- the yabG gene encoding sporulation peptidase YabG: MDLKVGDIVCRRSYGGDVVFKIIEINWSKKTTLLKGVHFRLMADAPIDDLYKPESQCIQDNNEKYNGKARECINRIYKTRSMSRNKQSRGGNTDSYYEIPGKILHIDGDQDYLEECMKLYKNLEISAQGVFIPEKKQPDMVENLLRKNQPDILVLTGHDAILKGKKNYQNINNYRNSKYFVRSTIIARNYEPGKDSLIIFAGACQSHYEELMAAGANFASSPQRVLISALDPVFIVEKIAYTSFKRSIKITEVINNTITGIDGLGGIETKGTFRFGFPKSPY; this comes from the coding sequence ATGGACTTAAAGGTAGGGGACATCGTCTGCAGGAGATCATATGGTGGAGATGTAGTTTTTAAAATAATAGAAATAAACTGGAGTAAAAAAACGACTTTGCTTAAAGGGGTACATTTTCGTTTGATGGCGGATGCTCCTATCGATGACCTGTATAAACCTGAAAGTCAGTGTATTCAAGATAACAATGAAAAATATAATGGAAAAGCCCGGGAGTGTATAAATCGCATTTATAAAACCCGCAGTATGAGCAGAAATAAGCAGTCCCGGGGAGGGAATACTGATAGCTATTATGAAATTCCCGGTAAGATTTTGCATATAGATGGGGACCAAGACTACCTGGAGGAGTGTATGAAGTTATACAAAAATCTGGAGATTAGTGCTCAGGGTGTTTTTATACCGGAAAAAAAACAGCCTGATATGGTAGAAAACCTATTACGAAAAAATCAGCCGGATATTCTAGTCTTAACGGGACATGACGCGATTTTAAAGGGGAAAAAAAATTATCAAAATATAAATAACTACCGGAACTCTAAATATTTTGTACGCTCTACCATAATTGCCCGCAATTATGAACCTGGTAAGGATAGTCTGATTATATTTGCAGGAGCCTGTCAGTCTCACTATGAAGAATTGATGGCCGCCGGAGCTAATTTTGCTTCGTCCCCCCAGAGAGTTTTAATTAGTGCATTGGATCCGGTTTTTATTGTAGAAAAAATTGCCTATACTTCTTTTAAACGTTCTATTAAAATAACGGAAGTCATTAATAACACCATCACAGGGATTGATGGTTTGGGAGGAATTGAGACGAAGGGAACCTTTCGGTTTGGTTTTCCCAAGTCACCCTATTAA
- a CDS encoding Veg family protein — protein sequence MAAKNSLWQIRKDLESHVGEKIQLRANRGRRKTLEKVGILENTYPSIFVIRVDEINYNQRLSFSYADVLTETVELTVFNKHGNEKIKTAASS from the coding sequence TTGGCAGCAAAAAATTCATTATGGCAGATCAGAAAAGATCTTGAATCCCACGTAGGAGAAAAAATACAGTTAAGGGCAAACCGTGGCCGTCGTAAAACTTTAGAGAAAGTTGGAATTCTGGAAAACACGTATCCTTCTATTTTTGTAATTCGTGTAGATGAAATAAACTATAACCAGAGGTTATCTTTTAGCTACGCGGATGTCCTGACTGAAACGGTAGAGCTTACAGTTTTTAACAAGCACGGAAATGAAAAAATTAAAACGGCGGCATCCAGTTAA
- a CDS encoding S1 family peptidase: MNWNNRSKQNCLKYLQMDNVVGTGLGLKEKNGVRSSESALVFLVKKKIPKTMLTRFEVLPKKIEDMNTDVIEVGELRLLDVKGKMRPAVPGISIGHINSTAGTFGALVRNRKNQLFILSNNHVLANATDGRDGRASLNDPILQPGSYDGGTEKDVLGHLYKFVPLHRERVKSFCSKAERFKKVSQFFLNISKRNYRIELYKNTRAENQVDAALAKPVNQRVVHPKIYQLGIPKGIRQAKPGMKVIKSGRTTGVTTGSVKVIEAVVKVAVDDENSIIMSEQIVCSSMGKPGDSGSLIMDQQLKAVGLLCAGSNMATIGNKISNVLTALGVRLVTE, encoded by the coding sequence GTGAATTGGAATAACAGGAGTAAACAAAACTGTTTAAAATATTTACAGATGGACAACGTGGTGGGGACAGGTTTGGGGTTAAAAGAAAAGAATGGAGTAAGAAGCAGTGAGTCGGCGTTAGTTTTTTTGGTTAAGAAAAAGATTCCCAAAACAATGCTGACCCGTTTTGAGGTTTTACCTAAAAAAATAGAGGATATGAATACTGATGTGATTGAAGTGGGAGAGTTAAGACTTTTAGATGTAAAAGGCAAAATGAGGCCAGCTGTGCCCGGTATAAGTATAGGACATATTAATTCTACCGCGGGGACTTTCGGAGCTCTGGTTCGTAATCGTAAAAATCAATTATTTATTCTTTCTAATAATCATGTTCTGGCCAACGCAACTGATGGCAGGGATGGTAGGGCCAGTCTAAACGATCCAATCTTGCAGCCGGGTTCTTATGACGGAGGGACAGAAAAGGATGTGTTAGGGCATCTTTATAAATTTGTCCCTCTGCACAGAGAGCGAGTAAAGAGTTTTTGTTCTAAAGCAGAAAGATTTAAAAAGGTTAGCCAGTTTTTTTTAAATATATCAAAAAGAAACTACCGAATTGAATTGTATAAAAATACTAGAGCCGAAAACCAGGTAGACGCTGCCCTGGCTAAACCTGTTAATCAAAGAGTAGTTCATCCTAAAATATATCAATTGGGGATCCCTAAAGGAATAAGGCAGGCCAAACCTGGGATGAAAGTAATTAAAAGCGGCAGAACAACCGGGGTAACTACAGGCTCTGTAAAAGTTATAGAAGCTGTGGTAAAGGTTGCTGTAGATGATGAAAATAGTATTATTATGAGTGAACAGATTGTATGCAGTTCCATGGGAAAACCAGGGGACAGCGGTTCGTTAATAATGGATCAACAGCTGAAAGCGGTAGGCCTTCTATGTGCAGGTTCAAATATGGCTACAATAGGAAATAAAATTAGTAATGTATTAACTGCTTTAGGTGTAAGATTAGTAACAGAATAA
- a CDS encoding DUF3794 and LysM peptidoglycan-binding domain-containing protein yields the protein MKEVNFVTDTLVMEQLVGENAAQCSMSREIIIPGDVKRIKETENEISDVETEVTEGKVVARGTLIQKIVYLNEEGTPLEHHVEEEFMIFIPYPEEIRAQTVKVYPRVETVKHDDLVKDMEKTILSQTVMMEVLALFLSSVKEEIILDVEEINIKKVQKEKISFEKLVGVEVEVVTVDSEIILDEAAARIDSVNCRFEDLVISADYQRVAIEGSIIKQVFYLEEMSGSLMEENLKDSFSCEVDMQGVEPGMDVVVKPRVSKITHEINPRERNKVNQSLNLNLYVQVKRKEEIEVVTGIEGFQLEKGRLNTFQVIGEASDQLSLLGEIELDKVASKVSCPPESNIVNLTADITEDKIEIKGTVKVKFSFVSEEDGQIERDEFEEDFSHQLAVPGVDKGMSVFIYPRVEKTNTLLLEDKRGIKYSALIDISVKAVDVLERQFAIIDKREVEEEVKEFESSGAVIVVYVVQREDNIFNIAQKFNVSIETIVKENKLEDADLIYEGQKLLITCRSRS from the coding sequence ATGAAAGAGGTTAACTTTGTTACTGATACTCTGGTAATGGAACAGCTGGTAGGGGAAAATGCAGCCCAGTGTTCTATGTCTAGAGAAATAATTATCCCCGGTGATGTAAAAAGAATTAAAGAGACCGAAAATGAAATAAGCGATGTGGAGACAGAAGTCACGGAAGGAAAGGTGGTGGCCAGGGGAACATTAATTCAAAAAATAGTATATTTAAACGAAGAAGGGACCCCCCTGGAACATCATGTGGAAGAAGAATTTATGATTTTTATTCCTTATCCCGAGGAAATCAGGGCCCAGACCGTAAAGGTATATCCAAGAGTTGAAACTGTAAAGCATGATGATTTGGTAAAAGATATGGAAAAGACTATTTTAAGCCAGACAGTGATGATGGAGGTACTGGCCTTATTCCTTAGCAGTGTAAAGGAAGAAATAATTCTGGATGTTGAAGAAATAAATATTAAAAAAGTCCAAAAAGAGAAGATTTCCTTTGAAAAACTGGTGGGGGTAGAGGTTGAAGTAGTAACGGTTGACTCAGAGATTATACTGGATGAAGCGGCTGCCAGGATTGATTCCGTAAACTGCAGGTTTGAAGATCTGGTTATATCGGCTGACTATCAAAGGGTTGCCATTGAAGGAAGTATTATAAAGCAGGTATTTTACCTGGAGGAAATGTCCGGCTCTCTAATGGAAGAAAATCTTAAGGATTCTTTTTCTTGTGAGGTAGATATGCAGGGGGTAGAACCCGGTATGGATGTTGTAGTTAAACCCCGGGTTTCAAAGATTACTCATGAAATAAACCCTCGGGAAAGAAATAAGGTAAACCAGTCTTTGAATTTGAATCTTTATGTTCAAGTAAAGCGAAAGGAAGAAATTGAAGTAGTCACCGGCATCGAAGGTTTTCAGTTGGAGAAAGGTAGGTTAAACACTTTTCAGGTCATAGGCGAAGCATCTGACCAGTTATCCTTATTGGGAGAAATAGAGCTGGATAAGGTGGCTTCAAAGGTAAGCTGTCCGCCGGAATCAAATATTGTTAACTTAACGGCAGACATAACCGAAGATAAAATAGAAATCAAAGGAACAGTTAAGGTAAAGTTTAGCTTTGTCAGCGAGGAAGACGGCCAGATAGAACGGGATGAATTTGAAGAGGATTTTAGTCATCAATTGGCTGTGCCGGGAGTTGACAAGGGTATGTCCGTATTTATTTATCCCCGGGTTGAAAAAACCAACACACTGCTGTTGGAGGATAAAAGGGGCATTAAATATTCAGCATTAATAGATATTTCCGTCAAGGCTGTGGATGTGCTAGAGCGTCAGTTTGCCATTATAGATAAAAGGGAAGTGGAAGAAGAGGTTAAAGAATTTGAAAGCTCCGGAGCGGTAATCGTTGTATATGTAGTTCAGAGAGAGGATAACATATTTAATATCGCTCAAAAGTTTAATGTATCCATAGAGACCATTGTAAAAGAAAATAAGCTGGAGGATGCAGACCTTATTTATGAAGGTCAGAAATTGTTAATCACTTGTCGAAGCAGAAGCTAA
- a CDS encoding CAP domain-containing protein, which produces MSKIINTAILVILMFCLLISSVQASTIEYCDNNRNISSGANEDVTVQVNKILSPIFVPRGSLSNWNLRITIILYKVNTGDTLEGIASRFGSTVQDIIKTNNLYSHQLKTGQTIIIVKTSKLTPVPAPKPNPDPVPEPKPDPIPEPKPEPKPDPVPEPKPEPKPDPVPEPKPEPKPDPVPEPKPEPKPDPVPEPKPEPKPDPDPVPAGLTADEQMMFTLVNQERVKYGLSPLKIDMDLVRIARLKSQDMVNLNYFSHQSPTYGSPFDMMRNAGIRYIRAGENLAGSSTVQRAHTSLMNSPGHRANILNAHYTHIGIGIVNGSQYGKIFTQMFIQK; this is translated from the coding sequence ATGAGTAAAATAATCAATACCGCCATACTGGTCATATTAATGTTTTGTTTGTTAATATCATCAGTGCAAGCAAGTACAATTGAATATTGCGATAATAATCGGAATATAAGCAGCGGCGCTAATGAGGACGTAACTGTACAGGTAAACAAAATTTTAAGTCCTATTTTTGTCCCCAGGGGTAGTCTTTCCAATTGGAACTTGAGAATAACTATTATTCTTTATAAAGTTAACACAGGAGATACCCTTGAGGGTATTGCCAGCAGGTTTGGCAGTACAGTACAAGATATCATCAAAACTAATAATTTATATAGTCATCAACTCAAAACGGGACAGACTATAATTATTGTTAAGACTTCCAAGCTTACTCCAGTACCGGCTCCCAAGCCAAATCCAGATCCAGTTCCTGAGCCGAAGCCAGACCCAATTCCAGAGCCCAAGCCTGAGCCGAAGCCAGACCCAGTTCCAGAGCCAAAGCCAGAGCCGAAGCCAGACCCAGTTCCAGAGCCAAAGCCAGAGCCGAAGCCAGACCCAGTTCCAGAGCCAAAGCCAGAGCCGAAGCCAGACCCAGTTCCAGAGCCGAAACCAGAGCCGAAGCCAGATCCTGACCCTGTGCCTGCCGGATTAACTGCTGATGAGCAGATGATGTTTACACTTGTTAACCAGGAGAGAGTGAAGTACGGTTTAAGTCCATTGAAAATTGATATGGATTTGGTTAGGATTGCCCGCTTAAAAAGTCAGGATATGGTAAATCTCAATTATTTCAGCCACCAGTCTCCTACATATGGAAGTCCTTTTGATATGATGAGGAATGCTGGTATCAGGTATATCAGGGCCGGAGAAAACCTGGCCGGTTCTTCCACCGTACAGAGGGCTCATACCTCTTTGATGAATTCACCAGGACACCGGGCTAATATTTTAAATGCTCATTATACTCATATAGGCATAGGAATTGTTAACGGATCACAATATGGCAAAATATTTACCCAGATGTTTATTCAGAAGTAA
- a CDS encoding small, acid-soluble spore protein, alpha/beta type, which translates to MGRRRRSVMSEELKYELAKELGVDDIVRTEGFAEVSSRNCGNMVKLAIRRADRFLQEENNKK; encoded by the coding sequence TTGGGCAGAAGACGCAGAAGTGTTATGTCCGAGGAGCTTAAGTACGAATTAGCCAAAGAACTGGGTGTCGACGACATTGTAAGAACCGAAGGATTTGCCGAAGTAAGCTCAAGAAATTGCGGGAATATGGTTAAGCTGGCGATTAGAAGAGCCGACAGGTTTTTACAAGAAGAAAATAATAAAAAATAA
- a CDS encoding cyanophycinase codes for MGEQVQGNLVIVGGAEDKKKDCIILRRVIGLAGGDSADLAVLTTASEKPEETGESYKLVFKKLGLSEVSIFDISNRQDANNKRIVNELAKKTGIFFTGGDQLRITSILGGTLLGKTLLQMYRLGVVIAGTSAGASVMSDTMIIGGDSDEAPHISTLSLAPGLGFLEESVVDQHFAQRGRIGRLLSVIACNPNILGIGIDEDTAVVVFPRGELEVIGSNSVTILDGTRVEYSNVSELSDGKQSLSITGVTLHALSSGARYSLKDRMPKIIE; via the coding sequence ATGGGAGAACAAGTTCAGGGGAATTTGGTTATTGTGGGTGGAGCGGAGGATAAAAAAAAAGATTGTATTATTTTAAGAAGAGTGATAGGCCTGGCTGGGGGAGATTCAGCCGATTTAGCTGTTTTGACAACAGCTTCTGAGAAACCGGAAGAGACAGGAGAGAGTTACAAATTAGTATTTAAAAAACTGGGGCTTAGTGAAGTAAGTATTTTTGACATTAGTAATCGACAGGATGCTAATAATAAAAGAATAGTAAATGAGTTGGCAAAAAAAACAGGTATTTTTTTTACCGGAGGGGATCAATTAAGAATTACCAGTATTTTAGGGGGAACACTCTTAGGGAAAACTCTTTTGCAGATGTATCGTTTAGGTGTGGTTATTGCTGGGACCAGTGCCGGGGCTTCTGTTATGAGTGATACTATGATTATTGGGGGAGATAGTGATGAAGCCCCTCATATTTCCACTTTATCACTTGCCCCAGGGTTGGGTTTTCTGGAAGAATCCGTAGTGGACCAGCATTTTGCTCAACGGGGGAGAATTGGTAGGCTGTTGTCCGTAATTGCTTGCAATCCAAATATTTTGGGAATTGGGATAGATGAAGATACGGCGGTTGTCGTGTTTCCCCGGGGGGAACTGGAGGTAATTGGTTCCAATTCCGTAACTATTTTAGATGGCACCAGGGTAGAGTATTCCAATGTGTCAGAACTGTCTGATGGAAAGCAGTCTTTATCTATAACTGGGGTAACTTTACATGCCTTATCCAGCGGTGCCAGGTACAGCTTGAAGGATAGAATGCCCAAAATCATCGAATGA
- the cphA gene encoding cyanophycin synthetase — MYIEDIRAFSGRNIYSHHPCVLMRLNLQKWAGISTDMVPAFKDKLVKIIPELKEHHCSLGRPGGFVERMEEGTFFGHVIEHTAIELQRKLGYPLNFGKTRGTDDPKIYQVIYSFDVKEVGFGAGYIAVNLVKNILEDNNYPLKKKLKELAGVAEKYDYGPSTKAIINAARKINIPVIALKEGTSLIQLGTGIHQKRLNSTISCETRCMAVDLAGDKGMCKNLLEEAGIPVPRGATVGSIKEALELVDSIGYPVVLKPHNGNHGRGVTLNVDGKKDLVEAFKEASVYSSRVVVEQQIDGQNYRLLVVGGRLVAASKRVPPFVLGNGVSSIKELIQKLNCEPTRGEGHEKPLTRIKLDSHILRVLKKKGMDLKSVPSYGEKVTLRDNGNLSTGGYAEDVSDKVHPENKYIAERAAKILGLDIAGVDIISKDISMPLFENYGSIIEINAAPGIRMHEHPSIGKPRKAGEAIVNMLFPPGAKARIPVISITGTNGKTTVTRMVSHLLKQKGLTVGMASTDGIYINDRRIIRGDTTGPISAQTILKDSSVEAAVLETARGGIIRGGLGYDCCDIAVITNISHDHLGQDGINDIEDLLYVKSLVAEAVKPGGYVILNADDVNVVDISRWAASEVIYFSKKSSNIILKRHLADGGKAVFIKGGAIYTAEDHRIKFLVKVTDLPVTLKGKASHHTENALAAASVGRAFGLSRKNIVKGLKTFSLSLDHNPGRGNVFDYGSFKVIVDYGHNEAGFLSAAEMGRKIGARRMVGVVGVPGDRSDELIKKAGAAAGRVFDCIYIKEDQSLRGREKGEVASLLEKGIKEAGSKIKPEVILKEEDALITALKRVEEGDIVIVFYERLEPILKILQKTGEVVSLSQPEAKRKKHLAGRAI, encoded by the coding sequence ATGTATATAGAAGATATTCGCGCATTTTCAGGCAGAAATATCTACAGCCATCATCCCTGTGTCCTGATGAGGTTAAATCTGCAGAAGTGGGCGGGAATCTCTACAGATATGGTTCCGGCATTTAAAGACAAACTGGTAAAAATAATACCAGAACTTAAGGAGCACCATTGTTCTCTGGGAAGGCCGGGAGGCTTTGTGGAAAGAATGGAAGAGGGTACTTTCTTTGGACATGTAATTGAACATACGGCTATTGAGCTGCAGCGGAAATTAGGTTATCCATTAAATTTTGGTAAGACCAGGGGGACAGATGATCCAAAAATATACCAGGTTATTTACAGCTTTGATGTTAAAGAGGTAGGGTTTGGTGCAGGTTATATAGCGGTTAATCTGGTGAAAAATATTTTGGAGGATAATAATTACCCCCTTAAGAAAAAATTAAAGGAGCTGGCTGGGGTTGCTGAAAAATATGATTACGGCCCCAGTACCAAAGCGATTATAAATGCAGCCCGTAAAATAAATATACCGGTGATTGCATTAAAGGAGGGTACCAGCCTTATTCAACTGGGGACCGGAATACATCAGAAACGTTTAAACTCAACAATAAGTTGTGAAACCAGGTGTATGGCGGTTGACCTGGCAGGGGATAAAGGCATGTGTAAAAATCTATTGGAGGAAGCAGGGATACCCGTTCCCCGGGGAGCCACTGTGGGTTCCATTAAAGAGGCTTTGGAACTGGTAGACAGTATAGGATACCCGGTGGTTTTAAAACCTCATAATGGAAACCATGGAAGAGGGGTAACCTTGAATGTGGATGGAAAAAAAGATTTGGTGGAGGCTTTTAAGGAAGCCTCTGTATACAGTTCAAGGGTTGTGGTGGAACAACAGATAGATGGTCAAAATTACAGATTGCTGGTGGTAGGGGGAAGATTGGTTGCTGCATCTAAGAGAGTTCCTCCTTTTGTTTTGGGGAATGGTGTCAGCAGTATAAAGGAGTTAATTCAGAAACTTAATTGCGAGCCTACTCGGGGGGAGGGTCATGAAAAGCCCCTGACCAGGATAAAGTTGGATTCACATATTTTGAGGGTGCTGAAAAAAAAGGGAATGGACTTAAAGTCTGTACCTTCCTATGGTGAAAAGGTAACTTTAAGGGATAACGGAAACCTGAGTACCGGAGGATATGCAGAAGATGTTAGCGATAAAGTTCATCCTGAAAATAAATATATAGCAGAAAGGGCAGCTAAAATATTAGGATTGGATATTGCTGGGGTAGATATTATATCCAAAGATATCTCTATGCCATTATTTGAGAATTATGGTTCAATTATTGAGATTAATGCCGCTCCGGGTATAAGAATGCACGAGCATCCCAGCATTGGAAAGCCTCGAAAGGCCGGGGAAGCTATTGTGAATATGCTCTTTCCTCCAGGAGCGAAGGCTCGTATACCGGTAATCAGCATAACAGGAACAAACGGAAAGACGACGGTGACTCGAATGGTGTCTCATTTGTTAAAACAAAAGGGGTTAACCGTGGGGATGGCCAGTACCGATGGTATTTATATAAATGATCGAAGAATTATAAGGGGGGATACTACCGGCCCCATTAGTGCTCAAACTATTTTAAAGGATTCCTCTGTTGAGGCGGCTGTTTTGGAAACTGCCAGGGGAGGAATTATCAGGGGTGGACTGGGTTATGACTGTTGTGATATTGCGGTAATAACCAATATCAGTCATGACCACCTGGGTCAGGATGGAATTAATGATATCGAAGATCTTTTGTATGTTAAATCCCTGGTGGCAGAAGCGGTTAAGCCCGGGGGTTATGTAATTCTAAATGCCGATGACGTCAATGTTGTGGATATATCCCGCTGGGCAGCATCGGAGGTTATTTACTTCAGTAAGAAGAGCAGCAATATAATTTTAAAAAGACATTTAGCTGATGGAGGAAAGGCTGTTTTTATAAAAGGAGGGGCCATATATACAGCAGAGGATCATAGAATCAAGTTTTTGGTAAAAGTGACCGATCTGCCGGTCACTTTAAAGGGAAAGGCATCGCATCATACTGAGAATGCTTTAGCAGCGGCATCGGTAGGCAGGGCTTTTGGGTTAAGCAGAAAAAATATAGTAAAAGGATTAAAGACCTTCTCTCTTTCACTGGATCATAATCCCGGAAGAGGTAATGTTTTTGATTATGGTAGTTTCAAAGTGATTGTGGATTATGGCCATAATGAAGCCGGATTTTTAAGTGCCGCAGAGATGGGCAGGAAAATTGGTGCCCGCCGCATGGTTGGCGTGGTAGGCGTTCCGGGGGATAGGTCTGATGAGCTTATAAAAAAAGCTGGGGCTGCTGCGGGTCGAGTTTTTGACTGTATATACATTAAAGAGGATCAATCCCTGCGGGGAAGGGAAAAAGGAGAAGTAGCCTCCCTTCTGGAAAAGGGGATAAAAGAAGCGGGAAGCAAGATAAAACCTGAAGTGATATTGAAGGAAGAAGATGCCCTGATTACCGCACTTAAGAGGGTAGAAGAAGGAGATATAGTGATTGTTTTTTATGAAAGGCTGGAGCCAATTTTAAAAATATTGCAAAAAACAGGTGAAGTGGTGAGCCTGTCACAACCGGAAGCCAAAAGGAAAAAACATCTGGCCGGCCGGGCCATATAA